A genomic stretch from Gardnerella leopoldii includes:
- the upp gene encoding uracil phosphoribosyltransferase, giving the protein MDLHVLHHPLVDHKLTVLRDKNTPSNIFRELVSELVTLEAYEATRNLEVSDREIETPICKMTGKHLNRPRPMVVPVLRAGLGMLDGMTRLLPTAEVGFLGMKRDEQTLDIITYANRLPEDLTGRQCFLLDPMLATGGTLIAATHYLAERGAKDVTAINILAAPEGLERLEKEIDPSIDFKVVVCAVDEHLNDKAYIVPGLGDAGDRLYGLID; this is encoded by the coding sequence ATGGATCTTCATGTTTTACATCATCCGCTGGTGGACCACAAGCTCACCGTTTTGCGAGATAAGAATACACCTTCTAACATTTTCCGCGAGTTGGTTTCCGAATTGGTAACCCTCGAAGCATACGAAGCAACCCGCAATTTGGAAGTTAGCGATCGCGAGATTGAAACTCCTATTTGCAAGATGACTGGCAAGCATTTGAACCGCCCACGCCCAATGGTTGTGCCGGTTTTGCGCGCTGGTCTTGGCATGCTCGATGGCATGACTCGCCTTCTTCCAACCGCTGAGGTTGGATTCCTTGGCATGAAGCGCGACGAGCAGACGCTCGACATCATCACTTATGCCAACCGTTTACCAGAAGATTTAACTGGCCGTCAGTGCTTCCTTCTTGACCCAATGCTTGCCACTGGTGGCACTCTTATTGCTGCTACACACTATTTGGCTGAGCGCGGTGCTAAGGACGTTACTGCTATTAACATTTTGGCAGCTCCAGAAGGCTTGGAACGCCTGGAGAAGGAGATTGATCCTTCTATTGACTTTAAGGTTGTTGTTTGCGCTGTTGATGAGCATTTGAACGACAAAGCTTATATCGTTCCAGGTCTTGGCGACGCCGGCGATCGCTTGTATGGCTTGATTGACTAA
- a CDS encoding Mur ligase family protein, whose protein sequence is MSSRDHESHKKLRQNLHKHWYSFAMPAVGKLVCALSRLLHHGGSALPGKVIESLDSGFLARTLAALPYGIVLISGTNGKTTTTRMVTSMLRDAGLNVFTNPTGSNFTRGVVAALAKTMPAFGTKLNADIAVLELDEAYAVHFVNQIKPRYSLLLNVMRDQLDRFGEIDTTAKLLSNVAEATEGTVVLNREDPRICALAKVVPSGTCVRYFGLDDAVKSMFPTDDDLHNSSEKSENCEDAAVGENSNLPKADVVLSKVGDHEAEFILDGKRKTTSVKLDGAYNIFNAAAAATVVRAILADAAKQNSALQKFDDDALMEAISHVTPAFGRGEVIEVNGAPVELVLVKNPIGFRLAIASDHPQNHDTMIAICDEYADGRDMSWLWDVDFASFSGTGVECVSGTRAWDMALRLQYDKVEARNVNTDLEEDAKAFVNGDFSGNTKNAKRIYCTYTAMLRVRAALAQLAEVKDVGVGK, encoded by the coding sequence ATGTCAAGCCGCGACCATGAATCGCATAAAAAGTTGCGCCAAAATTTGCATAAGCATTGGTACAGTTTTGCCATGCCTGCTGTTGGTAAACTTGTTTGCGCGCTTTCTAGGCTGCTACATCATGGTGGAAGCGCATTGCCTGGGAAAGTTATTGAGAGCCTCGATTCTGGCTTTTTAGCGCGCACTCTTGCCGCATTGCCGTACGGAATAGTGTTGATTTCTGGCACCAATGGCAAAACTACCACAACGCGTATGGTAACTTCTATGCTGCGCGACGCAGGACTTAATGTATTTACTAATCCAACCGGTTCAAACTTTACTAGAGGAGTAGTGGCAGCCCTTGCAAAAACAATGCCTGCTTTTGGCACAAAACTAAATGCGGATATTGCAGTTTTAGAGCTCGACGAAGCGTACGCAGTGCATTTTGTAAATCAGATCAAGCCTCGCTACTCTTTATTGCTAAACGTTATGCGAGATCAGCTTGACCGATTCGGCGAAATTGACACAACTGCAAAACTATTAAGCAACGTAGCTGAAGCAACTGAAGGAACAGTAGTCCTAAATCGCGAAGATCCACGTATTTGCGCGCTTGCAAAAGTTGTTCCTTCCGGGACTTGTGTGCGGTATTTTGGTTTGGATGACGCTGTAAAAAGCATGTTCCCGACGGATGATGATTTGCACAATAGTTCCGAGAAAAGCGAAAATTGCGAAGATGCTGCAGTAGGGGAAAATAGCAATCTTCCCAAAGCAGACGTTGTGCTTTCAAAAGTTGGAGACCATGAGGCTGAGTTTATACTTGATGGCAAGCGTAAAACTACTTCTGTAAAACTCGACGGCGCTTACAATATTTTCAACGCTGCTGCTGCAGCAACAGTAGTTCGCGCTATCTTGGCGGACGCTGCAAAACAAAATTCTGCGCTGCAAAAATTTGATGACGATGCGCTTATGGAAGCGATTTCGCACGTAACTCCTGCTTTTGGTAGAGGCGAAGTAATTGAAGTTAATGGTGCTCCTGTTGAGCTTGTTTTAGTGAAGAATCCTATTGGTTTTAGGCTTGCAATCGCTTCGGATCATCCGCAAAATCACGATACCATGATTGCAATTTGTGACGAATACGCTGACGGTAGAGACATGAGCTGGCTGTGGGACGTTGATTTTGCAAGCTTTAGCGGCACTGGAGTTGAGTGCGTTTCTGGTACTCGCGCATGGGATATGGCTTTGCGGCTGCAATACGATAAGGTTGAGGCTCGCAATGTGAATACGGATTTGGAAGAAGATGCTAAAGCTTTTGTAAATGGCGATTTTAGTGGCAATACTAAAAATGCTAAACGCATATATTGCACGTATACTGCCATGCTTCGCGTGCGCGCGGCTTTAGCGCAACTTGCGGAAGTTAAAGACGTTGGAGTTGGGAAGTAA
- a CDS encoding type 1 glutamine amidotransferase yields the protein MNGSSDISKANATFEAENRVLHIVSLYPKDMNIYGDYGNVLTIMRRAELYGYKPVLHEYNVGDLWPERVDMILGGGGQDHGQSRVTEDLFARADAIRELAKDGVPMLMICGLYQLFGEYFETVEGQKLKGIGILGEHTVGQDVRMIGNLVEHSDDFGDIVGYENHSGRTSLEGDTQPLGSVDSENCGNNGKDHTEGARKYNVIGTYMHGSVLPKNPRLADFLIRTAAQNRYGEFSPKQTDSQRAEIAKLDELAERAREVAVTRPR from the coding sequence ATGAATGGTTCCAGTGATATTAGTAAAGCAAATGCTACTTTTGAAGCCGAAAATCGCGTGCTACATATTGTGTCGCTATATCCAAAAGACATGAATATTTACGGCGACTACGGCAATGTGCTTACGATTATGCGCCGAGCGGAATTGTACGGTTATAAGCCTGTGCTTCACGAGTACAACGTTGGCGATTTATGGCCAGAGCGCGTGGATATGATTCTTGGCGGCGGCGGTCAAGATCATGGGCAAAGCAGAGTCACTGAAGATTTATTTGCGCGCGCGGACGCGATTCGTGAGCTTGCAAAAGATGGCGTTCCAATGCTTATGATTTGTGGACTTTACCAGCTTTTTGGAGAGTATTTTGAAACCGTTGAGGGTCAAAAGCTTAAAGGAATTGGAATACTTGGTGAGCATACGGTTGGTCAAGATGTGCGCATGATTGGAAATCTTGTGGAACATAGCGACGATTTTGGCGATATTGTGGGCTATGAGAACCATTCTGGACGAACAAGCTTGGAGGGTGATACTCAGCCACTTGGCTCGGTTGATAGTGAAAATTGCGGTAATAATGGCAAGGATCACACGGAAGGAGCGCGCAAATACAATGTTATTGGCACTTATATGCACGGCTCAGTTTTGCCAAAAAATCCGCGTCTGGCTGACTTTTTAATCCGTACTGCTGCGCAAAATCGTTACGGCGAATTTTCGCCAAAGCAGACTGATTCTCAACGCGCGGAAATTGCTAAACTAGACGAATTAGCAGAGCGCGCTCGCGAAGTGGCCGTAACTCGTCCGCGGTAA
- a CDS encoding YggS family pyridoxal phosphate-dependent enzyme, whose protein sequence is MAYMTQKDLANTEVDCVRACQIADGVHSVQDAIAQAELHYGRKAESVTLLAATKTRDVGEIMAALKAGVRVVGENRPQEIVAKAEILRAQAAREGLSVGVNGEIPLYLIGQLQSNKINKVLPLANGIQSVDGIELAQKISTRAQNLGLCTDVMLEVNVSGEATKSGCAPERAIDEALAISSLPALNLHGFMTLGARVDDEKIVRSGFAKLREIRDCVSGQLAQDYDGNSAKLELSMGMSGDFAWAIAEGSTMVRIGSAIFGPRAFV, encoded by the coding sequence ATGGCATATATGACGCAAAAAGATTTAGCGAATACTGAAGTCGATTGTGTTCGTGCGTGTCAAATTGCCGACGGCGTGCACAGCGTGCAAGACGCCATTGCTCAAGCCGAATTGCATTATGGTCGCAAAGCTGAGTCGGTTACGCTACTTGCCGCAACTAAAACGCGAGATGTTGGCGAAATCATGGCAGCGCTTAAAGCTGGAGTGCGAGTAGTTGGGGAAAATCGCCCACAAGAAATCGTTGCAAAAGCCGAGATTTTACGCGCACAAGCTGCTAGAGAAGGTTTAAGCGTTGGAGTGAACGGTGAAATTCCACTCTACTTAATCGGTCAGCTGCAAAGCAATAAAATAAATAAAGTTTTACCACTTGCAAATGGTATTCAGTCGGTTGACGGCATTGAACTTGCGCAAAAAATATCTACGCGCGCGCAAAATTTGGGACTTTGCACAGACGTTATGTTGGAAGTGAATGTTTCGGGAGAAGCTACGAAATCGGGATGCGCGCCAGAACGTGCGATTGATGAAGCGCTCGCTATATCTAGTCTTCCGGCGCTTAATTTGCACGGATTTATGACGCTCGGAGCGCGCGTGGATGATGAAAAAATAGTGAGAAGTGGTTTCGCAAAATTGCGAGAAATTCGAGATTGTGTAAGTGGACAACTCGCGCAAGATTATGATGGAAACTCTGCAAAATTAGAGCTTTCGATGGGAATGTCCGGCGATTTTGCGTGGGCGATTGCCGAAGGCTCGACGATGGTTCGAATCGGTTCGGCAATCTTTGGCCCACGCGCATTTGTGTAG
- the dnaB gene encoding replicative DNA helicase yields the protein MADNDMWQSTKGNVIRAGSNHGGNGDASAYGSGVANRGAEVGATLFDRVPPHDVDAEMAVLGGMLMSKDAIGEVSQLLETSDFYLPQHQTIYDAILTLFAGSQPVDVVLVANELMKDGNLDKVGGADYLHSLVASVPTAANAMYYADIVHQNAVLRNVITAGTKIAQMGYSASGAQAEDIVNLAQSEVYEMSAGKVRQDYVAIGPVLQNTLDQLDKMQNHELEQGVPTGFRDIDEVTQGLQPGQMIVVAGRPAMGKSTLGIDFARSAALHHNMTSIVFSLEMSKVELAQRIIAAETNIPLAAMRRAEDITPDRWNTLNTFWTKMQNAPLFIDDSPNMSLMEIRAKCRRLKQTNDLKLVVIDYLQLMSSGKRVESRQQEVSEFSRALKLLAKELEVPVVALSQLNRGPEMRNDKKPQLSDLRESGSIEQDADVVFLVHRPDFYNKEDRPGEADIIMAKHRNGPTDTFNLAFLGATSKFMDMPQDYQQ from the coding sequence ATGGCAGATAATGATATGTGGCAATCTACTAAAGGCAATGTTATCCGCGCAGGTAGCAATCATGGTGGCAATGGTGACGCCTCTGCATATGGTTCTGGCGTTGCAAATCGTGGTGCCGAAGTAGGTGCTACATTGTTTGATCGTGTGCCTCCTCACGATGTTGATGCAGAAATGGCTGTGCTTGGCGGAATGCTCATGAGCAAAGATGCTATTGGCGAAGTGTCTCAATTACTTGAAACATCAGATTTTTATTTACCGCAGCACCAAACAATTTACGATGCTATTCTTACGCTTTTCGCTGGCTCACAGCCTGTTGACGTTGTGCTTGTAGCTAACGAATTAATGAAAGATGGAAATCTCGATAAAGTTGGCGGAGCTGACTATTTGCACAGCCTAGTAGCTTCTGTGCCAACAGCCGCAAACGCAATGTACTACGCAGATATTGTGCATCAAAATGCTGTTCTTCGTAACGTTATTACTGCTGGCACAAAAATTGCACAAATGGGCTATTCTGCTTCCGGGGCGCAAGCAGAAGATATTGTAAATCTTGCGCAATCAGAAGTGTATGAAATGAGTGCTGGCAAAGTGCGTCAAGATTACGTTGCTATTGGTCCAGTTTTGCAAAATACACTTGATCAGTTAGATAAAATGCAAAATCACGAACTTGAACAAGGTGTGCCGACTGGATTTAGAGATATTGACGAAGTTACGCAGGGTTTGCAGCCTGGTCAAATGATTGTTGTTGCTGGTCGTCCGGCTATGGGTAAGTCAACACTTGGCATTGATTTTGCTCGTTCGGCTGCACTGCACCACAATATGACGTCTATTGTATTCTCTCTAGAAATGAGCAAAGTGGAATTGGCTCAGCGCATTATTGCTGCAGAAACTAATATCCCACTCGCTGCTATGCGAAGAGCGGAAGATATTACTCCAGATCGTTGGAATACTCTTAATACTTTTTGGACAAAAATGCAAAACGCTCCGCTTTTTATTGATGACAGCCCAAATATGAGCTTGATGGAAATTCGCGCAAAATGCCGTCGTTTGAAGCAAACTAATGATCTGAAGCTAGTAGTTATTGATTATCTTCAGCTGATGAGTTCTGGCAAGCGTGTGGAAAGTCGTCAGCAGGAAGTTTCGGAATTCTCGCGTGCGCTGAAGCTTCTTGCTAAAGAGCTTGAAGTGCCAGTTGTGGCTTTGAGCCAGCTTAATCGTGGACCGGAAATGCGAAACGACAAGAAACCACAGCTTTCAGATTTGCGCGAATCTGGTTCTATTGAGCAGGATGCTGACGTTGTGTTCCTAGTGCATCGCCCTGATTTTTACAATAAGGAAGATCGCCCAGGCGAAGCAGATATTATTATGGCAAAGCATCGTAACGGCCCTACTGACACGTTTAATCTTGCCTTCTTGGGTGCAACTTCCAAGTTCATGGATATGCCGCAAGACTACCAGCAATAA
- a CDS encoding RNA degradosome polyphosphate kinase: protein MVQIFDAPSKAILRGQIAEHIAEDEKAEKREAREGELPLPKDRFFDRELSWLKFNRRVLELAQNTDLPLLERANFAAIFASNLDEFFMVRVAGLKRRIDSGIAVTAASGLSPRQQLRAISEVTHRRQDEHAHYVIEHILPELAKQRIVLLSWDKLTESEKARLSDYYKKQVFPVLTPLAVDPAHPFPYISGKSINLAVIVENPNSGKSHFARVKIPDNLNRLVPVDDLTDEEGREERYGFITMEKLIAAHLESLFPGMIIKEARSFRVTRNEDIDVEEDDAENLLNAMEKELLRRRFGPPIRLEISNEASPFLSQLLANQLRVSPEEVYRLPSPLDMTVLFELQALDRPDLKYRPFIPTTNRQIAEVETSHAQDIFASIREHDILLHHPYDSFSTSVQAFLAQAAADPKVLAIKQTLYRTSSNSPIIDALVDAAHAGKQVLALVEIKARFDEDANIAWARKLERAGVHVVYGIVGLKTHCKLSLVVRQEAEGLRRYCHVGTGNYNPKTARLYTDLGLLTCDPVVGQDLTRLFNQLSGYAPKSSFHRLLVAPRTVRTGIIARIQREEAAALAGKEAWIKIKVNSVVDEQTIDALYRASQAGVKIDIVERGICSLKPGIEGLSDNIRVRSILGRFLEHSRIYAFANSCGPQIGDGPASGPEVWIGSADLMHRNLDRRVETLVRISAPDQVEALIQYIDLQMADSTVSWWMDGDGTYTLHSRDKEGRPLVDSQAYLIHTHTRKPRGAN, encoded by the coding sequence ATGGTACAAATTTTTGACGCTCCCTCAAAGGCGATTTTGCGAGGTCAAATTGCAGAACACATCGCCGAAGATGAAAAGGCAGAAAAACGTGAAGCTCGTGAGGGTGAGCTACCGTTGCCAAAAGATCGTTTCTTCGACCGCGAATTAAGCTGGCTGAAGTTCAATCGACGCGTGCTTGAGTTGGCTCAAAATACTGATTTGCCTCTACTTGAACGCGCTAATTTTGCTGCTATTTTTGCGTCAAATCTCGACGAATTCTTTATGGTTCGAGTCGCAGGCTTAAAGCGCCGCATTGATTCTGGCATAGCAGTAACTGCAGCATCCGGCTTAAGCCCACGCCAGCAATTGCGCGCTATTAGTGAGGTCACTCACCGCCGCCAAGATGAGCATGCTCACTATGTTATTGAGCATATTCTTCCTGAGCTTGCAAAGCAGCGTATTGTTTTGCTCAGCTGGGATAAGCTTACAGAATCAGAAAAAGCGCGTTTGTCTGATTACTACAAAAAGCAAGTATTCCCAGTTCTTACGCCTCTTGCGGTGGATCCTGCTCACCCGTTCCCATACATTTCCGGCAAGTCTATTAACTTGGCTGTTATCGTCGAAAATCCAAATTCTGGAAAGTCGCATTTTGCGCGCGTAAAAATTCCAGATAATTTGAACCGTCTTGTACCAGTTGACGATTTAACAGATGAGGAAGGTCGCGAAGAGCGTTACGGCTTCATCACTATGGAAAAGCTGATTGCAGCACACTTGGAATCGCTTTTCCCAGGAATGATTATTAAGGAAGCTCGTTCCTTCCGCGTTACACGCAATGAGGATATTGACGTTGAGGAAGATGACGCAGAGAACTTGCTCAACGCTATGGAGAAGGAGCTTCTTCGCCGCCGCTTTGGACCGCCTATTCGTTTGGAAATTTCTAACGAGGCCAGCCCATTCCTTTCTCAGCTTCTTGCAAATCAGCTTCGCGTAAGCCCTGAGGAAGTATATCGCTTGCCTTCGCCGCTTGATATGACGGTATTGTTTGAATTGCAGGCGCTTGATCGCCCTGATTTGAAGTATCGTCCGTTTATTCCTACTACGAATCGTCAGATTGCAGAAGTTGAAACTAGCCACGCGCAAGATATTTTCGCTTCTATTCGCGAGCATGACATTTTGTTGCATCATCCTTACGATTCGTTCTCTACTTCTGTGCAAGCATTCCTCGCGCAAGCTGCTGCGGATCCAAAAGTGCTTGCAATTAAGCAGACTTTGTACCGTACGTCTAGCAATTCGCCAATTATTGACGCTCTTGTTGATGCAGCTCACGCTGGAAAGCAGGTGCTTGCGCTGGTTGAGATTAAGGCGCGATTTGACGAGGACGCAAATATTGCTTGGGCTCGTAAGCTTGAGCGCGCAGGCGTTCACGTTGTGTACGGCATTGTTGGTTTGAAGACTCACTGCAAGCTTTCGCTCGTGGTTCGCCAAGAAGCAGAAGGATTGCGCCGCTACTGCCACGTTGGTACAGGTAATTACAATCCTAAGACTGCTCGCTTGTACACGGATTTGGGTTTGCTTACTTGCGATCCTGTAGTCGGCCAGGATTTGACTCGCTTGTTTAATCAGCTTTCTGGCTATGCGCCAAAGTCTAGTTTCCACCGCCTGCTTGTGGCTCCTCGTACAGTTCGCACTGGTATTATTGCGCGAATTCAGCGTGAGGAAGCCGCGGCTCTTGCTGGAAAGGAAGCTTGGATTAAGATTAAGGTCAATTCTGTGGTTGACGAGCAGACTATTGACGCTTTGTATCGTGCTTCGCAAGCTGGAGTAAAGATTGATATTGTTGAGCGCGGCATCTGCTCGCTTAAGCCTGGAATTGAGGGATTGAGCGACAATATTCGCGTTCGCTCTATTCTTGGACGATTCCTTGAGCACAGCCGCATTTACGCTTTTGCTAACTCTTGCGGCCCGCAGATTGGTGATGGCCCTGCAAGCGGACCAGAAGTGTGGATTGGTTCGGCTGATTTAATGCACCGTAATCTTGACCGTCGCGTTGAGACTCTGGTTAGAATTAGCGCGCCAGATCAGGTTGAAGCTTTGATTCAGTATATTGATTTGCAAATGGCTGATTCAACTGTTTCGTGGTGGATGGATGGCGATGGCACATACACGTTGCATTCTCGCGATAAGGAAGGCCGTCCGCTCGTAGACAGCCAGGCTTACCTAATCCATACTCACACGCGTAAGCCTCGCGGTGCGAACTAA
- a CDS encoding NUDIX hydrolase, with translation MSAVTTQYVEAAGGIIYRKRNTTNSSNASGEAKTSSDSIKSSDDDFELCLVYRPKYDDWSWPKGKNEPKESHRHTAVREVGEETGYSVTLGPHIAKIEYPLEREGKKSSKSNTSNSNQNRNSQPEVIKRIHYWMMRLIDKPTAAKRLPAFGPIKPAKPTEIGNVLWLTPSQARKKLTHDSDREVLDAFLEKLHEGQAEYSTLLLVRHGKAESRKTWQGSEATRPITPLGAAASYALGRELACYAPNKIISSPWKRCLETVAAFAHDSSLSIEQVAELTEDCHEKKPKSTLSVLINEIQNLECNTQNTSETNNVSTTNNATVICLHRPVIGTFFDYLREITKPRAHKRILSQKSPYMPTGSAIVLHIINTPKGARIIDIEKVLPSVY, from the coding sequence ATGAGTGCAGTAACGACGCAATACGTTGAAGCAGCTGGCGGAATTATTTATCGCAAGCGCAATACTACAAACAGCTCAAATGCAAGTGGAGAGGCAAAAACAAGCAGCGACTCAATAAAGTCTAGCGACGATGATTTTGAGCTTTGCCTAGTCTACCGTCCTAAATATGACGATTGGAGCTGGCCAAAAGGAAAGAATGAGCCAAAAGAATCACATCGCCACACAGCAGTGCGCGAAGTTGGAGAAGAAACAGGATATTCAGTCACACTAGGTCCGCACATCGCCAAAATAGAGTATCCGCTTGAGCGCGAAGGCAAAAAATCTTCCAAGAGCAACACATCAAATAGCAACCAAAATCGCAATTCTCAGCCGGAAGTAATAAAGCGAATCCACTACTGGATGATGCGCTTAATCGATAAGCCAACCGCAGCAAAGCGTCTTCCTGCTTTCGGACCAATTAAGCCTGCTAAACCCACTGAAATCGGCAATGTGTTATGGCTTACTCCTTCTCAAGCACGAAAAAAGCTTACGCACGATAGTGACCGCGAAGTGCTAGATGCTTTCTTAGAGAAGCTACACGAAGGTCAAGCAGAATATAGCACGTTGCTTTTAGTGCGTCACGGAAAAGCTGAGTCTCGAAAAACTTGGCAAGGAAGCGAAGCGACTCGACCAATCACGCCTCTAGGTGCTGCCGCCTCATACGCTTTAGGCCGCGAGCTTGCCTGCTACGCGCCGAATAAAATCATATCGTCTCCTTGGAAGCGTTGCTTAGAAACAGTTGCGGCTTTTGCGCACGACTCTTCGCTTTCTATCGAACAGGTTGCGGAACTTACAGAAGATTGTCACGAGAAAAAACCAAAATCTACATTGTCTGTGCTTATAAACGAAATACAAAATCTTGAGTGCAACACACAAAATACAAGCGAAACTAACAATGTAAGCACAACCAACAATGCAACAGTCATATGCTTGCATCGCCCGGTTATCGGCACTTTCTTCGATTATTTACGCGAAATAACAAAACCTAGAGCACACAAACGCATACTCAGCCAAAAATCTCCATACATGCCTACAGGAAGCGCAATAGTTTTGCACATAATTAATACCCCTAAAGGCGCTCGCATTATCGATATTGAAAAGGTTCTTCCAAGTGTCTACTAG
- a CDS encoding MIP/aquaporin family protein translates to MQHSFMAMLAAEFIGTAILMIFGNGAVANVELKNTKGHHAGWLNIAMGYGFGVMFPVLMFGGISHAHINPAMTIAQAVNGMFPWANVVPYIVAQLLGALVGQLIVYVTYLPHYNETEEPEAILGTFCTTDAYNNKLNYFLNEFFGTLVLVLAALCCLTSPWGEKNLAGASIVVGFVVWGLVTSMGGPTGPALNPARDLMPRLLHAILPIPHKGSSRWGEAWIPVIAPIAGAILGVVMYKSLFA, encoded by the coding sequence ATGCAACATTCGTTTATGGCAATGTTGGCTGCAGAATTTATTGGCACTGCTATTCTCATGATTTTTGGAAACGGTGCTGTTGCAAACGTTGAATTAAAAAATACTAAAGGACACCATGCCGGCTGGCTAAATATTGCTATGGGCTACGGTTTTGGCGTGATGTTCCCAGTGCTCATGTTTGGCGGAATTTCCCACGCGCATATCAATCCTGCTATGACAATTGCGCAAGCTGTAAACGGCATGTTCCCATGGGCTAACGTTGTGCCTTATATTGTAGCTCAGCTTTTAGGTGCGCTGGTTGGTCAGCTTATTGTGTACGTAACGTATTTGCCGCACTACAACGAAACTGAGGAGCCAGAAGCAATTCTTGGCACTTTCTGCACTACGGATGCGTATAACAACAAGCTTAACTACTTCCTTAACGAGTTCTTCGGCACACTTGTGCTTGTTCTGGCTGCTCTTTGCTGCCTTACCTCTCCATGGGGTGAGAAGAATTTGGCTGGCGCTTCAATCGTTGTCGGCTTCGTGGTTTGGGGTTTGGTGACTTCTATGGGCGGACCAACTGGTCCTGCTTTGAATCCTGCTCGTGATCTTATGCCGCGTTTGCTTCACGCAATTTTGCCAATTCCGCACAAGGGATCTTCTCGCTGGGGTGAAGCGTGGATTCCAGTTATTGCTCCTATTGCCGGCGCAATCTTGGGTGTGGTTATGTATAAGTCGTTATTTGCATAA
- a CDS encoding glutamyl-Q tRNA(Asp) synthetase — protein sequence MFSKSTIAIGRFAPTPSGRMHIGNMVAMLAAWLSAKSQGGHMLLRLEDLDIARMPKDASARVIDDLKWAGLDWVGEPTYQHERTAIYQEALEALESLQDDDGKSLIYPCFCSRSDIRAIAAPQEGDGFIRYPGTCRNLRKNAEGLAQIEKRLQNNQQHSLRLVVPSADSPQANVSFEDAIFGAQSFNINRDLGDMVIRRADGVFSYQLAVVVDDVLSGVNDIVRGRDLLRSAALQIWIGELLEKSGFFAAHGTHYVRPQFAHLPLIDNAQGERLAKSKHSLDVGALRESGWSAERMIGYCMYLLGYKKHGQNQSVDMSAADALALFESLDTPWDSVRANLADKSVPFLD from the coding sequence ATGTTTTCGAAGTCAACTATTGCAATTGGTCGTTTTGCGCCTACTCCTTCCGGGCGTATGCATATTGGCAATATGGTAGCAATGTTGGCTGCGTGGCTCTCTGCAAAATCGCAAGGCGGACACATGCTTTTACGTCTGGAAGATCTTGATATTGCGCGCATGCCAAAGGATGCTAGCGCGCGAGTTATTGACGATTTGAAGTGGGCTGGGCTTGATTGGGTCGGCGAGCCGACTTATCAGCATGAACGCACCGCAATTTACCAAGAAGCTCTTGAGGCGCTAGAATCTTTGCAAGACGACGACGGAAAGTCGTTGATTTACCCTTGCTTTTGCTCGCGTTCCGATATTCGCGCGATTGCAGCTCCGCAAGAAGGCGACGGTTTTATACGCTACCCGGGTACGTGCAGAAATCTTCGTAAAAACGCGGAAGGTCTGGCACAAATCGAAAAGCGTTTGCAAAATAATCAGCAACATTCTTTAAGGCTTGTTGTTCCCTCGGCTGATTCGCCGCAAGCAAATGTGAGTTTTGAAGATGCGATTTTTGGTGCGCAATCGTTTAACATTAATCGCGATTTGGGTGACATGGTGATTCGCCGCGCGGATGGCGTTTTTTCGTACCAGCTTGCGGTTGTTGTTGACGATGTTCTGAGCGGAGTAAACGACATTGTGCGCGGCCGCGATTTGCTTCGTTCTGCGGCGCTTCAAATTTGGATTGGTGAGCTGCTTGAAAAATCAGGATTTTTTGCGGCTCACGGTACGCATTATGTGCGTCCGCAATTTGCGCACTTGCCGCTAATTGATAACGCTCAAGGTGAGCGGCTTGCAAAAAGTAAGCACTCGCTAGACGTCGGTGCGCTTCGAGAATCTGGCTGGAGTGCCGAGCGCATGATTGGCTATTGTATGTATCTTCTGGGATACAAAAAGCATGGTCAAAATCAATCGGTAGATATGAGTGCTGCCGATGCGCTTGCGTTGTTTGAAAGCCTTGACACGCCGTGGGATTCTGTTCGCGCAAACCTAGCCGACAAATCCGTGCCCTTCCTTGACTAA